In the genome of Pempheris klunzingeri isolate RE-2024b chromosome 3, fPemKlu1.hap1, whole genome shotgun sequence, one region contains:
- the LOC139198833 gene encoding sialidase-like produces MGGTLTHNQYNTSTTLVQHQYNTSTTPVQHQHNTSTTPAQHQYNTSTTPVQHQYSTSTTPPVQHQYNTSTTPVQHQYNTSTAPPVQHQHSTTSTTPAQHQYNTSTTPVQHQYSTSTTPPVQHQYNTSTTPVQHWYNTSTTPVQHHQYNTSTTPVQQHQYNTSTTPVQHQYSTTSTTPAQHQYNSTSTTPVQHQYNNSTTPPVQQHQYNTSTTPPVQHHQYTSTTPVQQHQYNTSTTPVQHQYSSTSTTPVQHHQYNTSTAPVQHQYSSTSTTPVQHQFTTSTPPVQHQYNTSTAAPVQHQYNTSTAPVQQHQYTTSTAPVQHQYSSTSTTPVQHQYNTSTAAPVQQHQYNTSTAPVHHQYNTSTTPVHHQYNTSTPPVQHQYNTSTAPVHHQYTTSTAPVQHQYSSTSTTPVQHQYTTSTTPVQHQYTTSTTPVHHQYSTSTAPVQQHQCQHDEHQLWGSIS; encoded by the exons atgggaggaACACTAACCCATAACCAG tacaacaccagtacaACACTGGTACaacaccagtacaacaccagtacaacaccagtacaacaccagcacaacaccagtacaacaccagcacaacaccagtacaacaccagtacaacaccagtacaGCACCAGTACAgcaccagtacaacaccaccagtacaacaccagtacaacaccagtacaacaccagtacaacaccagtacaacaccagcACAGCAccaccagtacaacaccagcACAGCACCACCAGCACAACACCAGCACaacaccagtacaacaccagtacaacaccagtacaGCACCAGTACAgcaccagtacaacaccaccagtacaacaccagtacaacaccagtacaACACCGGTACAACACTGGTACaacaccagtacaacaccagtacagcaccaccagtacaacaccagcACAACACCAGTACAACAgcaccagtacaacaccagtacaacaccagtacaacaccagtacagcaccaccagtacaacaccagcACAACACCAGTACAACAgcaccagtacaacaccagtacaacaccagtacaACAATAGTACAACACCACCAGTACAGCAgcaccagtacaacaccagtacaacaccaccagtacaacaccaccagtacaccagtacaacaccagtacagcagcaccagtacaacaccagtacaacaccagtacaGCACCAGTACAGCAgcaccagtacaacaccagtacaacaccaccagtacaacaccagtacagcaccagtacaacaccagtacagcagcaccagtacaacaccagtacaGCACCAGTTCACCACCAGTACACCACCAGTACAgcaccagtacaacaccagtacagcagcaccagtacaacaccagtacaacaccagtacaGCACCAGTACAGCAGCACCAGTACACCACCAGTACAgcaccagtacaacaccagtacagcagcaccagtacaacaccagtacaacaccagtacaacaccagtacagcagcaccagtacagcagcaccagtacaacaccagtacaGCACCAGTACAccaccagtacaacaccagtacaacaccagtacaccaccagtacaacaccagtacaccaccagtacaacaccagtacaacaccagtacaGCACCAGTTCACCACCAGTACACCACCAGTACAgcaccagtacaacaccagtacagcagcaccagtacaacaccagtacaGCACCAGTACAccaccagtacaacaccagtacaacaccagtacaccaccagtacaacaccagtacaCCACCAGTACAGCACCAGTACAGCACCAGTACAGCAGCACCAGTGTCAGCATGACGAACACCAACTTTGGGGTTCAataagctag
- the LOC139198839 gene encoding transmembrane protein 121-like produces the protein MVPRRPAANGPHVLLTGGLIMTSLALVDAYLVEQSPRRIGVCVTVLAGDACFLIVLRYVAVWAASEVHTARRGYAMILWFFYIFILEIKVYFVYQNYKSQDGNVDAEAPDAGVSRRALTLLLSVCMPVVFVTLAAIDHLEYLRPYKKREEIRSRLFWVVVDLLDVVDVQANLWELHREGLPLWVEGLMFFYCYILLLVLPCVSLSEISMQGVNIVPHKMMLYPILSLATINIITLLIRGGNLLVYGDVRVSGIMMGKNVIAIVVKSCSLVQYRKHQPPSPPAGRGGEMQKNSAGDVQTPGAQPAVVLPRVVIEDFTSIPEEDEEGDDRYEPT, from the coding sequence ATGGTTCCTCGGCGACCTGCTGCCAACGGACCCCACGTCCTGCTGACGGGGGGCCTCATCATGACCAGCCTGGCGCTGGTGGACGCCTACCTGGTGGAGCAGAGTCCCAGGAGGATCGGCGTGTGCGTCACCGTGCTGGCAGGCGACGCCTGTTTCCTCATTGTGCTTCGATACGTTGCCGTCTGGGCCGCGTCGGAGGTGCACACGGCCAGACGAGGCTACGCCATGATCCTCTGGTTCTTCTACATCTTCATCCTGGAGATCAAGGTCTACTTCGTGTATCAGAACTACAAGTCTCAGGATGGGAATGTGGACGCAGAGGCGCCGGACGCCGGCGTGTCCAGGAGAGCTCTGACGCTGCTGTTGTCCGTCTGCATGCCCGTCGTGTTCGTAACGCTGGCGGCCATCGACCATCTGGAGTACTTACGGCCGTataagaaaagagaggagataCGGAGCCGGCTCTTCTGGGTGGTGGTGGACCTGCTGGACGTTGTGGACGTTCAGGCCAACCTGTGGGAGCTCCACAGGGAAGGACTCCCCCTGTGGGTGGAGGGATTGATGTTCTTCTATTGCTAcatcctgctgctggtgctgccgTGCGTCTCACTGAGCGAGATCAGCATGCAGGGGGTGAACATCGTCCCACACAAGATGATGCTCTACCCCATCCTCAGTCTGGCCACCATCAACATTATCACCCTCCTGATCCGCGGGGGAAACCTGCTGGTTTACGGGGACGTCCGAGTGTCCGGCATCATGATGGGCAAGAACGTGATCGCCATAGTTGTGAAGAGCTGCAGTCTGGTGCAGTACAGGAAACATCAGCCGccgtctcctcctgcaggtcgGGGCGGCGAGATGCAGAAGAACTCTGCGGGCGACGTTCAGACGCCCGGCGCCCAGCCGGCGGTGGTGCTGCCCAGAGTCGTGATCGAGGACTTCACCAGCATAccggaggaggatgaggagggcgATGACAGATATGAGCCAACGTGA